In Eucalyptus grandis isolate ANBG69807.140 chromosome 4, ASM1654582v1, whole genome shotgun sequence, the following proteins share a genomic window:
- the LOC104442252 gene encoding transketolase, chloroplastic: protein MASTSSPTLSQAILARPISGSASNSSSSDRVSLSLSALKFSPLSSSRRASGSSCRRRRSSVPGPSSAVRPIRAAAVETLDTATEASLVEKSVNTIRFLAIDAVEKANSGHPGLPMGCAPMGHILYDEVMRYNPKSPYWFNRDRFVLSAGHGCMLQYALMHLAGYDSVQEEDLKGFRQWGSKTPGHPENFETTGIEVTTGPLGQGIANAVGLALVEKHLAARFNKPDSEIVDHYTYVILGDGCQMEGISNEACSLAGHWGLGKLIAFYDDNHISIDGDTEIAFTESVDTRFEGLGWHVIWVKNGNTGYDEIRAAIKEAKAVKDKPTLIKVTTTIGYGSPNKANSYSVHGSALGAKEVDATRKNLGWPYEPFHVPEDVKAHWSRHVPAGAAIEAEWNAKFAEYAKKYKEEAAELKSIFKGELPAGWEKALPTYTPESPADATRNLSQQCLNALAKVLPGLLGGSADLASSNMTLLKMFGDFQKGTPEERNVRFGVREHGMGAICNGIALHSPGLIPYCATFFVFTDYMRAAMRISALCEAGVIYVMTHDSIGLGEDGPTHQPIEHLASFRAMPNILMLRPADGNETAGAYKVAVLNRKRPSVLALSRQKLPQLSGTSIEGVEKGGYIISDNSSGNKPDVILIGTGSELEIAVKAADELRKEGKAVRVVSFVSWELFDDQSAEYKESVLPAAVSARVSIEAGSTFGWSKIVGSGGKAIGIDRFGASAPAGIIYKEFGITAEAVVAAAKELC from the exons ATGGCTTCCACCTCGTCCCCGACGCTGTCCCAGGCCATCTTGGCCCGACCCATCTCCGGCAGCGCCTccaattcctcctcctccgaccgcgtctccctctccctctccgccCTCAAGTTCTCTCCCCTCTCCTCCTCCAGGCGCGCCTCCGGCTCctcctgccgccgccgccgcagcagcgTCCCGGGTCCCTCCTCGGCCGTCCGACCCATCAGGGCCGCCGCCGTCGAGACCCTCGACACCGCCACCGAGGCCTCCCTGGTCGAGAAGTCGGTCAACACCATCCGGTTCCTGGCCATCGACGCCGTCGAGAAGGCGAACTCCGGACACCCGGGACTGCCCATGGGGTGCGCCCCGATGGGTCACATCCTGTACGACGAGGTCATGAGGTACAACCCCAAGAGCCCCTACTGGTTCAACCGCGACCGGTTCGTGCTGTCGGCCGGGCACGGTTGCATGCTGCAGTACGCCCTTATGCATCTCGCTGGGTATGACAGCGTCCAG GAGGAAGACTTGAAAGGCTTCCGGCAGTGGGGAAGCAAGACCCCTGGCCATCCGGAGAACTTTGAGACAACCGGTATCGAAGTTACAACAG GTCCACTCGGGCAAGGAATTGCCAATGCTGTTGGTTTGGCACTCGTAGAGAAGCATTTGGCTGCTCGCTTCAATAAACCGGACAGTGAAATAGTTGACCACTACAC ATATGTCATCCTTGGAGATGGTTGCCAGATGGAGGGTATTTCCAATGAAGCTTGTTCACTTGCTGGTCACTGGGGACTTGGAAAGTTGATTGCTTTCTATGACGACAACCACATCTCTATCGATGGTGATACGGAAATTGCATTCACCGAGAGTGTTGACACCCGTTTCGAGGGTCTTGGGTGGCATGTCATATGGGTGAAAAACGGAAACACTGGCTATGATGAGATACGTGCTGCTATTAAGGAAGCGAAGGCTGTCAAGGATAAGCCTACATTAATTAAG GTGACTACCACCATTGGCTACGGTTCACCTAACAAGGCCAACTCATATAGTGTGCATGGGAGCGCACTGGGTGCCAAGGAAGTCGATGCAACAAGGAAGAACCTTGGTTGGCCATATGAACCTTTCCATGTGCCTGAGGATGTCAAAGC GCACTGGAGTCGCCATGTCCCTGCTGGTGCTGCTATTGAAGCTGAATGGAATGCCAAGTTTGCCGAGTATGCGAAGAAGTACAAGGAAGAAGCTGCAGAACTGAAGTCCATTTTCAAGGGTGAACTGCCTGCTGGTTGGGAAAAAGCACTTCCG ACGTATACTCCTGAGAGTCCTGCTGATGCCACCAGGAATCTCTCTCAGCAATGCCTGAATGCCCTCGCTAAAGTGCTGCCTGGTCTTCTTGGTGGCAGTGCTGATCTTGCTTCTTCCAACATGACACTGCTTAAGATGTTCGGTGATTTCCAAAAGGGCACCCCGGAGGAACGCAATGTCAGGTTCGGTGTTAGAGAGCATGGAATGGGAGCTATTTGCAACGGGATTGCCCTGCACAGCCCTGGTCTCATTCCATACTGCGCCACGTTCTTTGTCTTCACTGACTACATGAGGGCTGCGATGAGGATCTCTGCCCTTTGTGAAGCTGGAGTTATCTACGTGATGACCCATGATTCAATTGGTCTTGGAGAGGATGGGCCGACCCATCAACCTATTGAGCACTTGGCCAGCTTCCGTGCTATGCCCAATATTTTGATGCTTCGACCAGCTGATGGGAATGAAACCGCAGGTGCGTACAAGGTTGCTGTCCTCAACAGGAAGAGACCTTCTGTCCTTGCTCTCTCCAGGCAGAAGCTGCCCCAGCTTTCCGGAACTTCCATTGAAGGAGTCGAAAAAGGTGGTTACATCATTTCGGACAACTCTTCAGGCAATAAGCCCGACGTCATCTTGATTGGAACTGGTTCTGAGTTGGAAATTGCTGTGAAAGCAGCAGATGAACTGAGAAAGGAAGGGAAGGCTGTGAGAGTTGTATCATTTGTTTCATGGGAGCTCTTTGACGATCAATCTGCTGAGTATAAAGAAAGCGTTTTGCCAGCTGCCGTATCCGCTAGGGTCAGCATTGAAGCTGGGTCAACCTTTGGATGGTCGAAAATCGTCGGAAGCGGAGGGAAGGCTATTGGAATCGACCGCTTCGGGGCCAGTGCTCCGGCAGGTATAATTTACAAGGAGTTTGGCATCACTGCCGAGGCCGTCGTTGCGGCAGCTAAAGAGCTTTGCTAG